A DNA window from Cryptosporangium phraense contains the following coding sequences:
- a CDS encoding GNAT family N-acetyltransferase, which translates to MSLTTDSTLIRGASAAEHEAVTAVIVDAFADLEVCHWLVPDPHVRSGLLTIYFGSLVSHALSHGTVQVVDEANGVPAASVWAASSPGWGRLGEVAHARPVAVAAWLPPSAPPLPADHAENLTASAYGRGGRRWIERFLMLDDCLAQQHAEGNHHLMILAVRANRRGTGLGSALLTHHHRRLDAGGESAALDAAAERSLPLYHRHGYSLSGDPVSLPRGGPRTMWPMRRPPQSPVATMAPTLAKTRADSKRGRHSPARRNAGLKRADWPPESPNDYVGEERK; encoded by the coding sequence ATGAGCCTGACTACCGACTCCACTCTCATCCGGGGCGCGAGTGCTGCTGAGCACGAGGCGGTTACCGCTGTGATTGTCGATGCGTTTGCCGATCTCGAGGTCTGCCACTGGCTCGTGCCCGATCCCCACGTCCGGTCGGGGCTACTCACCATCTACTTCGGGTCGCTGGTCAGCCACGCCCTGAGCCACGGCACAGTCCAAGTCGTCGATGAGGCGAACGGCGTGCCGGCAGCCTCTGTCTGGGCGGCCAGCTCACCTGGCTGGGGCCGCCTTGGAGAGGTTGCCCACGCTCGGCCGGTCGCCGTCGCTGCCTGGCTGCCGCCAAGCGCTCCGCCGCTGCCCGCTGACCACGCCGAGAACCTCACCGCGTCCGCCTACGGTCGAGGAGGCCGACGGTGGATAGAACGGTTCCTCATGCTGGATGACTGTCTCGCACAGCAGCACGCTGAGGGCAATCACCATCTGATGATCCTGGCCGTTCGGGCCAACCGACGAGGCACAGGACTCGGCTCCGCCCTACTGACCCATCACCACCGCCGCCTCGACGCAGGAGGCGAGTCGGCTGCGCTGGATGCCGCCGCAGAGCGATCCCTGCCTCTCTATCACCGCCATGGATACTCGCTGAGCGGCGATCCGGTGTCCTTGCCTCGCGGCGGACCTCGCACGATGTGGCCGATGCGTCGGCCACCGCAGAGCCCTGTGGCGACTATGGCGCCGACCCTCGCCAAGACGCGCGCCGACAGCAAGCGTGGCCGCCACTCCCCCGCCAGGCGCAACGCCGGATTGAAGCGCGCCGATTGGCCACCCGAGTCGCCCAACGACTACGTCGGTGAGGAGCGAAAGTGA
- a CDS encoding APC family permease has product MAIVAVTLGAAAPLTTVAGAVPSAFAVTGLVPLSAAFIVVGAVLALFATGYVRMARLIRNPGAFYAYVRHGLGVPMGLATALIAVLGYGAFVSAAFGGLGAAAEGFVAAEWGSSPPWWAWSLAGWILVTVLGVLRVDLSGWVLMALLAAETAVVLLFLVVNVSHPASSGSLPVAVSWSPRALLVGGAAVLMVLAVTAFTGFEATAVFTEEARNPASTVPRATWLTLGLMTAVYALSAWAITVAAGPRGVVTYAQHHAGDTVFALAAQAVPSMIVTVARGLFVTSVFAALLSFHMFVSRYLFALGREGVLPPALGRAGLRSGVPRNASLTVSAVGLIVVAIYAVGGWDPLLSLFYCGGALGGFAVLLLITITACAVVVFLARRPEIRPRRGAMIASAISAVTLGAVVVLAVLHFDVLLGVAPTDPLRWVLPGAYGVVAMVGIAWAAYLRKTRPEIYAQLGFGVHAPPRNVARVTAAGHPQSASARASAGEAR; this is encoded by the coding sequence TTGGCGATCGTGGCGGTGACATTGGGCGCGGCAGCTCCTCTCACTACGGTCGCGGGGGCTGTCCCTTCAGCCTTCGCGGTCACCGGGTTGGTGCCACTGTCCGCCGCGTTCATCGTCGTCGGCGCAGTCTTGGCGCTCTTCGCCACTGGCTACGTACGTATGGCCCGCTTGATTCGCAACCCCGGTGCGTTCTACGCCTATGTCCGGCACGGTCTGGGCGTCCCGATGGGCCTCGCCACAGCGCTGATCGCAGTACTCGGCTACGGGGCGTTCGTCAGCGCCGCGTTCGGGGGCCTGGGCGCCGCAGCCGAAGGCTTCGTCGCGGCCGAGTGGGGGTCTTCTCCTCCCTGGTGGGCCTGGTCGCTGGCCGGGTGGATCCTGGTCACAGTTCTAGGCGTGCTCAGGGTCGATCTGTCCGGCTGGGTGCTGATGGCTTTGCTGGCCGCGGAGACTGCCGTCGTCCTGTTGTTCCTCGTTGTGAATGTGTCTCATCCCGCCAGCAGCGGCTCTCTGCCGGTGGCGGTGTCCTGGTCTCCGCGAGCACTCCTGGTGGGCGGTGCTGCGGTACTGATGGTGCTCGCGGTCACGGCGTTCACCGGATTCGAAGCTACTGCGGTGTTCACCGAGGAAGCGAGGAATCCGGCCAGCACCGTGCCGCGCGCGACATGGCTGACCCTTGGTCTGATGACCGCCGTCTACGCCCTCTCGGCCTGGGCGATCACGGTTGCAGCCGGTCCGCGCGGCGTTGTGACCTACGCACAGCATCACGCTGGCGATACCGTCTTCGCGCTTGCAGCCCAGGCCGTGCCGTCGATGATCGTCACGGTTGCGCGCGGACTATTCGTCACAAGTGTGTTCGCCGCGCTGCTCTCGTTTCATATGTTCGTCAGCCGATACCTGTTCGCCCTCGGTCGCGAAGGAGTCCTGCCACCGGCTCTGGGCCGAGCCGGACTACGCAGCGGTGTACCGAGGAACGCGTCTCTAACTGTCAGCGCAGTGGGGCTGATCGTGGTCGCAATCTACGCGGTCGGCGGGTGGGACCCGCTTCTCTCCCTCTTCTACTGCGGCGGGGCCCTCGGTGGTTTCGCCGTGCTGCTGCTGATCACCATCACGGCATGCGCCGTGGTCGTATTTCTCGCTCGCCGGCCGGAGATTCGCCCACGGCGGGGTGCCATGATCGCGAGCGCAATCTCTGCGGTGACGCTGGGCGCCGTCGTTGTGCTTGCGGTGTTGCACTTCGACGTATTACTCGGCGTTGCTCCGACTGATCCGCTGCGCTGGGTGCTGCCGGGCGCCTACGGCGTGGTCGCCATGGTCGGCATCGCCTGGGCTGCTTACCTTCGGAAAACTCGGCCGGAGATCTACGCCCAGCTGGGCTTTGGCGTCCACGCCCCGCCACGCAACGTCGCCCGGGTAACCGCTGCCGGCCACCCGCAGAGCGCCTCCGCCCGGGCCTCGGCAGGCGAGGCCCGATGA
- a CDS encoding helix-turn-helix domain-containing protein: MDEEARRIGQRARRIRRAQGKSLDVIAGLASISAPYLSMLERGERRWDSRTLTDKIAHALGVKSTDLIGPPDAEDSKSRDRKHAELSPLYRALIESSLDLPERKGGTRPLPALQALTATLISAWQAHQHQQAIDVAIPLLKETATAARTGTMADRTELLWLHQQALRITSSIMRTFGELPLALVAAERCYQVAQLNGDPAALAYSAFPRIHALTPDGLYGPAYELGDQALALVETPADDRTLAVRGAVLLATAFAAALAGQPADASALLSEADEIAARTGDLTIEFGAFGPTNSTVHRMSIAVESGDHDETIRLGERLDPRRITDANRRATFLADLGRAKAAVGAEDEAVQLFQRSERASALVIRRNPYVKDVLADILHSRRRLATGPALTGLAGRLGII, encoded by the coding sequence ATGGACGAGGAGGCGCGGCGGATCGGGCAGCGGGCCCGGCGAATCCGGCGCGCACAGGGTAAGTCGCTAGACGTGATCGCCGGATTGGCGAGCATCTCCGCCCCCTATCTCTCGATGCTCGAGCGGGGGGAGCGCCGGTGGGACAGCCGGACGTTGACCGACAAGATCGCGCACGCGCTCGGCGTGAAGTCCACAGACTTGATCGGTCCGCCTGACGCGGAAGACTCCAAGAGTCGCGACCGCAAGCACGCAGAGCTCAGCCCGCTCTACCGAGCGCTGATCGAGAGCTCGCTGGATCTGCCGGAACGGAAGGGCGGCACTCGCCCGCTGCCGGCCTTGCAGGCACTGACCGCGACGCTCATCAGCGCTTGGCAGGCCCACCAACATCAGCAAGCGATCGACGTTGCGATTCCCCTGCTCAAAGAGACCGCTACGGCAGCGCGGACCGGGACGATGGCGGACCGGACCGAGTTGCTGTGGCTTCATCAGCAGGCCCTGCGGATCACCTCATCGATCATGCGAACCTTCGGCGAGTTGCCACTCGCACTGGTGGCCGCGGAACGGTGTTACCAGGTTGCGCAGCTCAACGGGGACCCGGCGGCACTGGCATACAGCGCGTTTCCGCGGATCCATGCGCTCACGCCGGATGGCTTGTACGGACCGGCTTACGAATTGGGCGACCAGGCGTTGGCGTTGGTGGAGACACCCGCCGATGACCGGACGCTGGCGGTGCGTGGTGCGGTGCTTCTGGCGACGGCATTTGCTGCGGCCCTGGCCGGCCAACCGGCAGACGCATCAGCGTTGCTGTCCGAGGCCGATGAAATCGCCGCTCGAACCGGCGACCTGACCATCGAGTTCGGCGCCTTCGGCCCAACGAACTCCACTGTCCACCGAATGTCGATCGCGGTCGAGTCCGGCGACCATGACGAAACGATCCGGCTCGGTGAGAGGCTCGATCCTCGGCGTATTACCGACGCCAACCGACGCGCCACCTTCCTGGCCGACCTCGGCCGCGCAAAGGCGGCCGTCGGCGCCGAGGACGAAGCCGTTCAGCTCTTCCAACGCTCCGAGCGCGCCTCCGCCCTGGTAATCAGACGGAATCCGTACGTCAAAGATGTCCTGGCCGACATCCTCCACTCTCGTCGGCGGCTCGCGACTGGACCAGCTCTGACCGGACTTGCCGGCCGCCTAGGCATCATCTGA
- a CDS encoding GPP34 family phosphoprotein, giving the protein MQSAGASHQPRHAESNRWARGLGEDVGRFTDPVAADRPIGVAQPDRGSWRRSAGPRPDPTLTGAADWRLADHLYLAAHDGLTGQARLGERATGMLLAGGLLGELLLDGVIGVHSGWLSRRPQQQPRDAVAHTIQAELLADSDVHLVSQWLEFLGTAAPTTATSRVAERLIRDGVLQEVSERRWIFKTESRLQAVSSSRAAWPTARLDGIALRRAQMTVADAVLTGMLDAADLLSTAILSGNSQAVAYMRSRIRVLPPAAADLVAQVRAALGAAILTGRT; this is encoded by the coding sequence ATGCAATCCGCTGGGGCCTCCCATCAGCCGAGGCATGCAGAGTCCAACCGTTGGGCGAGGGGGCTCGGCGAGGACGTCGGCCGATTCACCGATCCCGTTGCTGCGGATCGACCTATTGGGGTAGCGCAGCCGGATCGAGGCAGCTGGCGTCGCAGTGCGGGCCCGAGGCCGGATCCCACCTTGACGGGGGCGGCTGACTGGCGGCTGGCTGATCACCTGTACCTAGCCGCTCACGACGGTCTTACTGGACAGGCACGACTGGGTGAGCGTGCGACGGGGATGCTACTGGCGGGTGGTTTGCTGGGTGAGTTGCTCCTCGACGGTGTGATCGGCGTGCACTCCGGATGGCTTTCGCGCCGACCACAGCAGCAGCCGCGGGACGCGGTGGCGCACACAATCCAGGCAGAGCTCCTCGCAGACTCGGACGTTCATCTGGTCTCGCAGTGGCTGGAGTTCCTCGGAACCGCTGCACCGACTACGGCTACCAGCCGGGTGGCTGAGCGGCTCATCCGCGACGGGGTGCTGCAGGAGGTGTCCGAGCGCCGGTGGATTTTCAAGACTGAGTCGCGGTTGCAGGCGGTCAGCTCCTCTCGAGCAGCGTGGCCAACCGCTCGCTTGGACGGGATCGCGCTCCGCCGGGCACAGATGACGGTCGCTGACGCCGTACTCACCGGGATGCTGGATGCCGCCGACCTGTTATCGACCGCGATACTCAGCGGGAATTCCCAAGCGGTGGCATATATGCGTTCACGCATCCGGGTCTTACCGCCCGCCGCGGCGGATCTCGTGGCACAGGTGCGCGCAGCCCTCGGCGCTGCCATCCTGACCGGCCGCACCTAG
- a CDS encoding B12-binding domain-containing radical SAM protein — MRVALIYPEVLDLARFKEKRKEFPPFGVLYLGSVAEQAGHDVTIFKVTEDNWRLDLAEFDAVGFSIPSSATYGIIKRARFDSVLAADALIMVGGVHPNFYPERTLTDLQPDVVAFGEGEDTFLELLALANSRRFDGIAGVCFLGKDGPVRTKPRVPMRDIDVLPLPARHLLDPDDLVMSDRLSSTDLRMAHVMFSRGCPFPCRFCAAAQTRIQYRSGASARRELESMIDAYAIDGFAIVDDNFIVNKGKVRDICTSIADLGLRWSALSRVDTVDQALLDDMAAAGCIEVKFGMEAGDEGLLRAMRKNTTQAKIRAAVHMARTSGIKVKLFLIHGYPGENLTTTRTTMRLLEELAPEVERVSLFRFVPLPGTYVYENPAEFGLRGTDQDPDWDGDWSRYHIHHNHLHWWGSNEDFDEMQHGYDELAGMVARLWPERWTASDASSS; from the coding sequence ATGCGTGTCGCGCTGATCTACCCCGAGGTTCTGGACCTCGCTCGCTTCAAAGAGAAGCGAAAGGAGTTTCCCCCCTTCGGGGTCCTCTACCTCGGCTCGGTCGCCGAACAGGCGGGCCACGACGTCACCATCTTCAAGGTCACCGAGGACAACTGGAGGCTGGATCTAGCCGAGTTCGACGCCGTCGGGTTCAGCATTCCGTCGTCTGCGACCTACGGCATCATCAAGCGCGCCCGTTTCGACAGCGTCCTCGCGGCCGACGCCCTGATCATGGTCGGCGGGGTGCATCCAAACTTCTATCCCGAGCGCACCCTTACCGACCTACAGCCGGACGTGGTGGCATTCGGCGAAGGCGAAGACACCTTCCTCGAGCTTCTCGCTCTGGCGAACTCGCGGCGATTCGACGGGATCGCGGGCGTCTGCTTCCTCGGGAAGGACGGTCCGGTCCGGACGAAGCCCCGGGTGCCGATGCGCGACATCGACGTCCTTCCCCTCCCGGCCCGGCACCTCCTCGACCCAGACGATCTGGTGATGTCCGACCGGCTGTCCAGCACCGACCTTCGAATGGCACACGTCATGTTCAGCCGCGGCTGCCCATTTCCGTGTCGCTTCTGCGCGGCCGCCCAGACCCGCATCCAATACCGCTCGGGCGCGAGCGCCCGTCGCGAGTTGGAATCGATGATCGACGCTTACGCCATCGACGGATTCGCGATCGTCGACGACAACTTCATCGTCAACAAGGGGAAGGTCCGCGACATCTGCACCTCCATCGCCGACCTCGGTCTGCGTTGGTCGGCGCTCTCCCGCGTCGACACCGTCGATCAGGCGTTGCTCGACGACATGGCGGCAGCGGGGTGCATCGAAGTGAAGTTCGGCATGGAGGCCGGCGACGAAGGCCTGCTGCGGGCGATGCGGAAGAACACCACGCAGGCAAAGATCCGCGCCGCCGTGCACATGGCGCGGACATCTGGGATCAAGGTCAAGCTGTTCTTGATCCACGGCTACCCCGGCGAGAACCTGACCACGACCCGCACGACGATGCGGCTGCTCGAGGAGCTAGCGCCCGAGGTAGAGCGGGTGTCGCTCTTCCGGTTCGTGCCACTGCCCGGTACGTATGTCTACGAGAACCCCGCTGAGTTCGGGCTGCGCGGCACCGATCAGGATCCCGACTGGGACGGCGACTGGTCGCGATACCACATCCACCACAACCACCTGCATTGGTGGGGTAGCAACGAAGACTTCGACGAGATGCAGCACGGCTACGACGAGCTCGCAGGGATGGTTGCTCGACTCTGGCCCGAACGGTGGACCGCGTCGGACGCTAGCTCGTCCTAG
- a CDS encoding FadR/GntR family transcriptional regulator, whose amino-acid sequence MTTQEQGTRNGQPTKYQYVIEQIRSRLTAGEWNPGERLPSETNLIEDFKVSRNTVRRAYQELQFAGLVSIRQGAGVFASPPRQPGERCPLCGQPEPTGGSTHRA is encoded by the coding sequence GTGACGACGCAAGAGCAGGGCACCCGGAACGGCCAACCGACGAAGTACCAATACGTCATTGAACAGATTCGGTCGCGTCTGACAGCAGGCGAGTGGAACCCAGGCGAGCGACTGCCCAGCGAGACCAACCTGATCGAGGATTTCAAGGTGAGCCGCAACACGGTGCGCCGCGCTTATCAGGAGCTGCAGTTCGCCGGTCTCGTTTCGATCAGACAGGGCGCTGGAGTCTTCGCCTCCCCACCGAGGCAGCCCGGCGAACGGTGCCCGCTCTGCGGACAGCCAGAGCCGACCGGCGGGTCCACGCACCGGGCTTAG
- a CDS encoding flavoprotein — MRLPLSSHPTRASPWRPRLRRTVTGVTSAVAQQKRVLYLVACGTPEARRLPELIAQAQDQNWVVCVLATPQGYKYLDASLLEELTGHPVRHEYKQPGDVDALPPAEAMIVCPATFNTINKWASGIADTLALSLLTEAIGLGLPLVAAPMLNSAQAAHPAFDKSLEVLRSVGVNVLYGPGVWEPGAPGTGASRHYDWSLPLKAMNAMLDSKTTPHA, encoded by the coding sequence ATGAGACTACCGCTGAGCTCGCATCCCACCCGGGCCTCGCCATGGCGTCCGCGGCTTCGTCGTACCGTGACGGGTGTGACGTCAGCGGTGGCTCAGCAGAAGCGCGTTCTCTACCTGGTCGCATGCGGCACCCCGGAAGCGCGCCGCCTGCCTGAGCTCATTGCCCAGGCGCAAGACCAGAATTGGGTCGTATGTGTCCTCGCGACTCCTCAGGGATACAAGTACCTGGATGCCTCACTGCTCGAAGAGCTGACCGGACACCCGGTTCGACACGAGTACAAGCAACCTGGCGACGTGGACGCGCTGCCGCCGGCTGAAGCGATGATTGTCTGCCCGGCGACGTTCAATACGATCAACAAATGGGCTAGCGGCATCGCCGACACGTTGGCTCTGAGCCTGCTCACCGAGGCCATTGGACTAGGGCTCCCGCTGGTTGCGGCTCCCATGCTGAACAGCGCACAAGCAGCTCATCCGGCCTTCGATAAGAGCCTCGAGGTCCTCCGGTCGGTGGGCGTCAACGTCTTGTACGGGCCCGGAGTCTGGGAACCCGGGGCTCCCGGCACCGGGGCGTCTCGCCACTACGACTGGTCTCTGCCGCTCAAAGCGATGAACGCGATGTTGGACAGCAAGACAACGCCCCACGCCTGA
- a CDS encoding NACHT and WD40 repeat domain-containing protein: MTLLAALLTNSVADNPSKAAIASLVLIGFVYAALEGYRAIASASDASIIQAYPGEKHAKQLDDAAALLADLVGRQWTEEDRRREENASEPLRVRWSSTVRPVAAAPSAVVGQAISGRAVRLHLHGEFKDIAATYRQLPRHQLVILGAPGAGKTVLATRLLLDLLHNRQPGDPVPVLFAMSTWNPNRDKPYEWMAAQLADSYPGLEDSSKYGEEAPCELLKTKRVIPVLDGLDEMQKTWQRTALDALGAKLGVRPVVLTCRSQEYEGAVTGGPVPLSYAAVVEVEPPAKVDILRYLPDDPRWRQLGTYLQSNPDGQLAEALTTPLMIDLMIAVYADRKSNPAEMLDGERFADHTAIEQHLLGAFVTAAYRRSPRGRYQAEQARRWLSFLARSLHRRGVRELEWWRIAEAVPRWLISVTVAAPILIVATIAMLYVRDSPPAFASVGAVGIAVATVLGRRAGQTADRPRSVVRGVAGDLIAVVGAVSLGGAALLATVYLVDRSVAIELSYYIVDWIRQMPDGSNYISHLLLPADLLITAIAIPSLLAARYGGTPRRGLPRIGRLFRSLGIGLAAGIVVTSPAITFGIVGHQGKVAGAETWLASSVYIAVLFGVTVGLGSWLAAPIDAQASNEPKSVLAGDRRTLLISTAVTAAPMAVLLPGLGAISGIFVLFGSGSAWLTYSIARGWLAVRGKLPWRLTSFLFDARERRVLRQIGPAYQFTHALLQDQLAGHEPLHLVDTVAHFQPARAQPSRRSVRLLASAFILSLAALTSMVSLVYLHTEHRFRIIDGTGSVWFMALGPGGHELATISADDHRRIAIRNLDTGRIVYARFAAADAPDPLTFPMDSPEAIPPWQDFPIALAFSADGDTLIAAKGNGTILRWRTSTGENISMPSPALRGVDGIRGVGLSGDGRLLIAAMPSSNHEAVVWSQNAAGKLEPSKKFSFKNDVSLRPVAAFPSKGSPVIALAESNRVTVWHPGSTQPLVALGQPSWDYISALALSPDGTVLAEIRSTADNTGHALAGDVHLWNVKDGHEMTSPVPRIDTFRTLAFSPDGRSIAVGNDHEVQIWPTTGL, encoded by the coding sequence GTGACTCTGCTCGCTGCGCTGCTTACCAATTCTGTCGCGGATAACCCGTCGAAAGCGGCCATCGCGTCGTTAGTCCTAATTGGCTTTGTCTATGCGGCGCTTGAAGGTTATCGCGCGATCGCATCAGCCTCGGACGCCTCGATCATCCAAGCATATCCCGGCGAAAAGCATGCCAAGCAACTTGATGATGCCGCTGCCCTGCTTGCCGACCTTGTGGGCCGCCAGTGGACTGAGGAAGATCGGCGCAGGGAAGAAAACGCCAGCGAACCGCTGAGAGTCCGTTGGTCGAGTACCGTCCGGCCCGTCGCCGCTGCACCGAGCGCCGTTGTAGGACAGGCGATTTCAGGTCGTGCGGTGAGGCTGCACCTGCACGGCGAATTCAAAGATATCGCGGCCACGTACCGTCAGCTACCTAGACATCAATTGGTAATCCTGGGGGCGCCCGGCGCCGGCAAGACCGTGCTCGCCACCCGACTACTGCTCGATCTTCTCCACAATCGCCAGCCTGGAGATCCTGTACCGGTCCTGTTCGCGATGTCGACATGGAATCCAAACCGCGACAAGCCTTACGAATGGATGGCCGCGCAACTGGCCGACAGTTACCCAGGACTCGAAGACAGTTCCAAGTACGGCGAGGAGGCACCATGTGAGCTGCTGAAGACCAAACGAGTAATCCCCGTTCTCGACGGTCTCGATGAAATGCAAAAAACCTGGCAGCGCACCGCTCTGGACGCGCTCGGCGCTAAGCTGGGTGTTCGTCCGGTGGTGCTGACCTGCCGCAGCCAGGAGTACGAGGGCGCGGTCACTGGTGGACCCGTGCCGCTGTCGTACGCGGCGGTCGTGGAAGTCGAACCGCCCGCTAAGGTCGACATCCTCCGGTACCTGCCTGATGACCCACGCTGGCGGCAGCTCGGCACTTACCTGCAGTCGAATCCGGATGGTCAGCTTGCCGAGGCGCTCACGACGCCACTGATGATCGATCTGATGATCGCGGTCTACGCCGATCGGAAATCTAACCCAGCCGAGATGCTCGATGGTGAGCGGTTCGCTGATCACACCGCGATCGAGCAGCACCTGCTCGGGGCCTTCGTGACGGCCGCCTACCGCCGGTCGCCACGCGGCCGATACCAGGCTGAACAAGCGCGACGCTGGCTGTCCTTTCTCGCAAGAAGTCTGCATCGTCGCGGCGTGCGGGAACTGGAGTGGTGGCGGATCGCCGAGGCCGTTCCACGCTGGCTGATCAGCGTCACGGTCGCGGCTCCGATCCTGATCGTTGCGACGATAGCGATGCTCTACGTCCGCGACAGTCCACCCGCATTCGCGTCTGTCGGAGCCGTGGGAATCGCCGTCGCGACCGTGCTCGGTCGGCGTGCCGGACAGACAGCGGACCGTCCACGGTCGGTGGTGCGCGGCGTCGCCGGCGATCTGATTGCGGTGGTCGGCGCCGTATCTCTCGGCGGCGCGGCCCTGCTGGCAACAGTGTACCTAGTCGACCGCTCGGTCGCGATCGAGCTCAGCTACTACATAGTGGACTGGATCCGTCAGATGCCGGACGGCTCCAATTACATCTCGCATCTCTTATTGCCCGCCGACCTGTTAATCACCGCGATCGCCATCCCCAGTCTGTTGGCGGCGCGGTATGGCGGCACGCCGCGTCGTGGCCTTCCCCGGATCGGGCGACTCTTTCGCAGTCTGGGTATCGGTCTGGCGGCCGGCATCGTGGTGACGTCACCCGCGATCACCTTTGGTATCGTCGGGCACCAGGGCAAGGTGGCCGGTGCCGAGACCTGGCTCGCGTCCAGCGTTTACATCGCCGTGTTGTTCGGTGTCACCGTCGGGCTCGGTAGCTGGCTGGCCGCGCCCATCGACGCACAGGCAAGCAATGAGCCAAAGTCTGTGCTGGCAGGTGACCGGCGCACGCTGCTGATCTCTACCGCGGTGACCGCCGCCCCTATGGCTGTTCTGCTACCGGGCCTCGGCGCGATCAGCGGAATCTTTGTGCTGTTCGGTTCGGGCAGCGCATGGCTGACCTATTCGATAGCGCGTGGGTGGCTGGCGGTGCGGGGCAAATTGCCGTGGCGTTTAACATCATTCTTGTTTGACGCACGCGAGCGGAGGGTGCTGCGCCAGATCGGCCCTGCCTATCAGTTCACTCATGCTTTGCTGCAGGACCAACTAGCGGGACACGAGCCGCTTCACCTCGTCGACACAGTCGCCCATTTCCAGCCGGCGCGGGCGCAGCCGTCCCGGCGAAGTGTCCGGCTCCTGGCAAGTGCGTTCATCTTGTCGCTGGCCGCGCTGACCAGCATGGTATCCCTCGTTTACCTCCATACCGAACACAGATTCCGCATTATAGATGGCACCGGATCTGTCTGGTTCATGGCGTTAGGACCAGGCGGCCACGAACTCGCGACCATATCTGCCGATGACCACCGCAGGATTGCTATCCGGAACCTCGACACCGGCCGCATTGTCTACGCCCGTTTCGCGGCGGCGGACGCTCCCGACCCACTAACCTTTCCGATGGACTCTCCCGAGGCCATACCCCCTTGGCAGGACTTTCCCATCGCACTAGCCTTTTCGGCGGACGGAGACACGCTGATCGCGGCAAAGGGGAACGGAACGATCCTGCGGTGGCGGACATCGACAGGCGAGAATATTTCGATGCCATCGCCCGCCCTACGTGGCGTCGACGGAATTCGAGGTGTCGGTCTGAGCGGCGACGGCCGCCTATTAATAGCGGCGATGCCGTCGTCGAACCACGAGGCAGTCGTGTGGTCGCAAAATGCCGCCGGTAAACTAGAACCCAGTAAAAAGTTTTCATTCAAAAATGACGTCTCACTCAGGCCGGTCGCTGCCTTCCCCTCCAAAGGTTCGCCGGTGATCGCGCTGGCCGAGTCCAATCGAGTCACAGTATGGCATCCTGGCAGCACGCAGCCATTAGTTGCACTCGGGCAGCCTTCCTGGGATTACATAAGTGCGCTTGCGCTGAGCCCGGACGGCACGGTCCTCGCCGAGATTCGTAGTACTGCCGATAATACTGGTCACGCACTCGCGGGTGATGTCCACCTCTGGAATGTCAAGGACGGCCACGAAATGACTAGCCCCGTACCCCGTATCGATACATTCCGCACGCTTGCCTTCAGCCCGGACGGCCGAAGCATTGCCGTCGGCAACGACCACGAGGTGCAGATTTGGCCCACGACGGGACTTTAA